The following DNA comes from Nicotiana sylvestris chromosome 10, ASM39365v2, whole genome shotgun sequence.
catgttaaaacccctaatttcttttaaCTATTTATTAAATGAATATTTGTTTGCCTGAGTTTTTGTCCGATCTGTCTATTtatcttgtttttttttaaaaagaaacccTACTATTGCTGAAAATCTTATGGCTTTGGGTCTGAGAAGTTCCTTTTTGAAATCTCTTTGTGTTTCTATCTTCTCTTTAACTCGCCTATGTTGAAAACCTTAAtttttctaggtttcttcgtATGATTTTATGACTGACCTGTTCTTGTTTGAGTCTTTGTGACTATCTCGCTTCGAAtgtgtttctactgagtttcttatgcCTAACTTACATCAGCTCTATGTTCTTGTGTTCGTCTTGACTggtcaagacttgcctctttgcttgctatgtttggttactcatatctcactctatttatatgctaaaacatgATTCATGACTCTCTCTTTCATTAACTCTGAGCTCCctgtttcttggcttgatttgaaaatTTCCCTTGAGACTTCCAATTCTCCTATTTTAACTTGGTTTATTGCTTATTCATGGGAACCCAtgttactctccttaaatcagtaatttTGAATCCTTGATTCCATGATTTACTATGTGCTGATTTCGATTATCTCCATATTGTgcaactttattttgttttcttatctTATTTGGTTAATCGAGTATTTTACTGATTCTTTATTGATTGTTCCTTAAATGAACCCCTATGTACTTACCCCCCATTGTCTACTATATACATGATgctctacttgatttctttccttaaacattttctgcCCATTACCGTTGGTTTATTgccccttaattaaaggagtacctgcattgatttgattctgattggtacttggttccataattactatacaattataattcttgccttattttacatgGTTTCGAattactatatatacatactcccTCATTAATACAAAGACACAAACActtttagttctgaactcacacttacactcaaaatactCTCTCTTGCTTTGTTACTGGTACTGTGGCCTgtttagctggctgaaagccaaagctatatTTAAAAGTCCTGCTACTTTTCTTTACTGTACTTTGtttctttgactggtatgttctaattaagttttcaGCATCAACCACAACATGGTTAATTAATGATTCTTGCATTTTTGTCTGCCTACTGCTTATATTTAATTCAGTACCCTTATTTTGCATGTTGTAACTTCTTTCTCCTATTCTGAATTAATGTATTATGAATCCTAAATCCCTGCCCCAGTATGTTTAATTCTTATGGtttgtttggggcatgacaacattgaacattgctgagcatgacccaaacttgatcctcctgggatcataacctctatGTTTTCCTTTTATGTTATATGTTCTGGTTGACTTTGCAAGCATGACAACATtccctattgttgtgcatgcctagAATCGACCcatgcctaagtatataggctccttgcaatggattcccaaacccctgcccccttgGTGTGAAATTATCAACTTGTTTGAAGTGTTAATGGCTGTTTCCCAGCACCTTTTTccccttctttacttccttagttcttaaagctctgtttctgcacttgcactttcctcttagacttatgttctgccccccccccctcatgtgagccttgccttggaacccatgagctccctctgaagttggacacatgagggctggcattttcacactgcacttgtccaTATTTTGGTTATGAAACttgagtgtgagcactgcccgaggtcCTATTGaagcccttagggaactctgacacactcaaggctgagaaaggctttggatcaatggtatttgagttggttcatctcataactcagtgaggaagtcaagaatcagacttcctctggttgtaattcTTTTCTTTGCATTTTCTAATGTATTTAAtattcctggtttgtaataagCTGTAACAAatatttggggctggctagtgaaaagggttgggtaactatgcatgcaagggtggaaaatatgcctataggactactttaaattctgcatattcaaatgcatttagaaatcatgcctatagggtattTTAGTTCTGCAAgctgcatttagaaatcatgcctatagagtatTTTAATTCTGCAAActacatttagaaaccatgtctataggacttttTGTTTAACTTCACATCTAGATGACCTGCATATAGGATTTCATTCTAAAGTTCTGCATGTTTGTCACTGTTAGATATCCTAATTTAGGGCCCAAATGGGTATAACCCAGTAACGTGTTAAAATCAGTAACATGTAGAAATCACGCCTGTAGGGATTCTTAAATAAGCCTGATCCGCTTCCTTTacattcaatgttagatatcatgtttatagggattaaaatcagtAATAGTGGATACCATCACTTGTAGAATCTGTAACCAGTCTGTTTAATTTTGTCCATTCTGAATCTCCTTTTAATAGTCTAATTCCCTCACTTAACAAGGTATAGCAAGGATGTCTATAGGATTTCAAATAATTCGTTTCGAGTTTTTACTGTCTCATCGCCTTCTGAACtcagtagatatcatgtttatagggtatcatcaatatacacttaggcaagccttagagtaataactgtaAGCTGGATCCGCTTTTGCTAatcgctacaaccagcaggcaggcctgattcagacttcttacctgagttatgtaataaactaaactGCTTCAATAACCGGGCTCCCCTCATCTCTAGTatttaatcagacctaaaaagtatgtgtaagtcatgctagttatgtgcttctATTCAAGGAGGTGTATTTGAGCCTTTGTGTGTTTACACGTTTCCCTTTATATGCCATATTATCTattttgtatgtcaccttagagtttttacctttgaaacttccaaataagcctaatatccctcctctttaggattagtagtcctaagtgcctcctggactgataggaatgggacgggtaatagcatgcaatagtgttcgagaccaatccgcgctttagtaCCTTAAACGGggtaggaaagggtagatatggatatgatgaccacgtgataatgtcacgtgtagcccctcattgaggagtgattactggacattgtgtggggtgatccatattaaatataaacctaggacccctttcttttatttgcaaactctttttttttttaaaacgctTCTTTAAATTGTTCTTCCTTTTAtgtgttgaaatcccctcttatttgagccttatttgcctATATGTTAActgcaccccaaattcacaataattgtctggctgggaaccacactagtggatcctgaggggtgcctaacaccttcctcttaggataatttcaagcccttacccaatctctagttattcaaatgacttagaattgaatttttattggtgtcctaatgcaccttaatcattaggtggcgactcttcaaacacaaaacccagttcccaaaaggaacgagttatccctccaaatatcataaaccctatttcgcgagaaaaaggcgGTGCGAcacctgggagatccccggttgttatctctgtgtcgaGTTGTATTCCTTTCTATGATTACCTTGTCTCTGTTATAactgttgttgttctttctatcatgTGTTACTTCTCACTGTTGCACTTGATTATACTATCTTATCCTATATTGTTATACCTTttatttcatttaacctcagtagggccctgactttcttcgtcactacctgaccaaggttaggcttgacacttactgagtaccgctgtggtatactcatgccctttctgcgcatatttttcatgtgaaGATCCATGTACTTCCACTCAATCTTATCACACTTGAGGTGAGGCActtttgtagagacttcgaggtatatcttccgtgtatgcagaccgaagagtccctttttattctcagtactagtatagcccttctatatttttccttgttgatagatatttctggagttagagctttttatgtatcttttagcttgtgattcattgggttccagattttgggagtgttaggttgagattcttgtactgttatatgccaggcggcatcttaaacactgttcaattttgttatctcGGTTTTTAATTACTTTCTTTCTGCAATTGTTTCTTTTTccacatttgttaggcttacctagtcgtagagactaggtgccgtcacgatagttcacggagggcgaactagggtcgtgatagttttttaggaaacccaaagtAAACTCTCCGAGTTTATGTTGTggctaggtttagtcataagttaaagtctttgtaactagagaataacaaagtggcttgtggtaagagtatcacaagttagttaagttgaagtctttgtaatagagtcattacaaagtgacttaaaatagtgagattacaagttagtggagttgaaatcctacaagtgtaggtcgtgatttttgtccccttaagtgggatttttccacgtaaaaatctcgtgTCTCTTTTACTTACTGCTTCATAAGTATTCTCAGCAGAAACCTATAGAGGatcaggtactctatagtttggtggacttaTATAagctatcaattggtattagagcaagttctttctaaaaggttaacacctagaaaggatctcaatggctgctccacccaactttgaggaaggacaatcaacctacagacctcctagattcaatggtcagtactatggCTCATGGAAGACTCGCATGCATAATTTTATAATGGCCGAAGATTCAGAACTGTGGGACATCAtctgtgatggtccacatgttcctatgaagAAGCTTGAAAAAACTTGACCAATGGTGCCGAAAGATAGAAAGGAGTACAGTGATATTGACAGAAAAGCCATAGAAAAGAACTATCGCgccaagaaaatcttggtatGTGGTATATGACCCGATGAGTACAGCAGAGTCTCAGCTTGTGATATTGctaaagaaatatgggaagcattGCAAACCGCACACGAAGGAACTAATCAGGTTAAATAGTCCAAGATTGACATGATCACCACAAAGTATGAGCTCTTCaagatgaaggatgatgagtctatacaTGATATGTACACTAGATTCacatccatcataaatgagcttcattcacttggagatgttattcccagaaacaagtttgtaaggaaaatcctcagtgttctacctggttcttgggaaagtaagggaaatgccatcactgaaggttaagatctacaaactctaaccatggatgagcTGATTGGTAATCTGgagacatacgagatgaaaagaaagaaagacagtgaaaggagagagccaaagaaggaaaagaacctggtactcaaggcTAAAAGTAGTGACTCAAGTGAAGAAGATAATGATATGGCCTTTCTTACTAAAaggtttcaaaagatggttcgaaggaatggtggtataccaaagagGGGCAGTTCAAGTAAGGCAAGGAACAATGATCTCTGTCATAGGTGCGGAAAggcagggcatttcatcaaaggcTGTCCACTTCTAAAATAGGAGCAATACAAACAAAACCCTGACATAGCAgcaaaaaggaacctggttccaaaCAAACGATTCAGTTAAAAAAGTGCAGCTGGCAATATTGTGAAGTAGGCTCTTGTTGCTTGAGGAGACTCCTCCAGTGAATCAGAAAGGGAACCAGATGTAGAAAACAACACCATGATTGtagtggaaactgaagcaacgaAATATGACTCACTATTCGCGCTGATGGCTCAGTCTGataatgatgaagaagatgaagatgatgaggtaaattttaggaatgttcagagaaatctgaaatcctgctcttctaagaagttaagatcattagcaaatgttctaattgatgcatattatagccttgataatgataaggagatcctgaccatagaactaggagaagctgaATAATCTAGAGATAATCTggtggtctgtgtagtggacctaaatgagaccatagctaatcttgaaaaggaaaaggaagttTTGAATGAAAAAGTAAATAgtgtagaaaatgagagagatgacctgATGTTAGTGGTTGTTGATTTGAAGGAAATAATAGAAGGTCTTAGCAATGAGAAACACACTCTAGAAGAAAAAGTTGCAGCTACTAAGCAAGAGAGGGATGACTTTTTAGTGATAATCACTAACCTAGAGGgaaccattgagggactcaatagagaTCATAGGACTGTGAGTATTGGTAAAGGGAAGGAAGTAGATAGTGAGACACATATCAAGCTTGAAAAGGAATTAAATGATGTGAAAAGCAGTCTATGtggtgaacttgagaaaaatcgtcaacttcaagctgaattagagaaagtaaaaattgatcttgagaaatctctaaagtagacctggtcctcagatgctgtcactgccatgtactttaac
Coding sequences within:
- the LOC138879910 gene encoding uncharacterized protein, producing the protein MDELIGNLETYEMKRKKDSERREPKKEKNLVLKAKSSDSSEEDNDMAFLTKRFQKMVRRNGGIPKRGSSNSSSESEREPDVENNTMIVVETEATKYDSLFALMAQSDNDEEDEDDEEKEVLNEKVNSVENERDDLMLVVVDLKEIIEGLSNEKHTLEEKVAATKQERDDFLVIITNLEGTIEGLNRDHRTVSIGKGKEVDSETHIKLEKELNDVKSSLCGELEKNRQLQAELEKGIGFQKEKTLYNPHSKYVTVPDNWLCTHCGNKGRFRENWQARVQSVQKNKVFAEKVTTKEGPGNSKRKQTAMDNG